The Xenopus tropicalis strain Nigerian chromosome 2, UCB_Xtro_10.0, whole genome shotgun sequence genome window below encodes:
- the pold3 gene encoding DNA polymerase delta subunit 3 isoform X1: MDELYLENIDELVADQNKIVTYKWLSHTLGVHVNLAKQMLYDYVTRKRKENGNAQVHVTYLVTGKCLQDGYPFHKVAVVKEEKLAATKSKLAEVASVHVYSIQKAALKDCAPLFNTDYDIIKNNLHNCNKFSAIQCPEAVPRSPEEISQLLKANAQPTGEANVTAKPAINGHIAAPAPKPTSKQPKGIMGMFSQQAVKQQETQKESKADAKEPAATASSGKAPAKAQTVNNFFGKAASLSKMKESANEAIKEEKAALVPPAPVTAEPPAAKPVKATEPAKAPAKEKKRGKRAEMSDSDEEKVVKKRRRIKQPTSDSEDEDGPPPCEIKTPSPPPPSPPAPALVPKSEADSQPQQQPGGKRRKRRRVLKSTTFMDEEGSIVTEKAYVSESCTDSEEEFTKPKPAAAHKPSVMGGAKHESKSEAKSSKKTSVASKGTKQASIMGFFQKK; encoded by the exons GTGACGTACAAATGGCTGAGCCACACGCTGGGCGTCCATGTTAACCTGGCGAAACA GATGCTGTACGACTACGTGACAAGGAAGCGGAAGGAAAATGGCAACGCACAGGTGCACGTTACTTACCTGGTGACCGGGAAATGTCTGCAGGACGGTTACCCT tttCACAAAGTGGCCGTAGTGAAGGAGGAGAAGCTTGCAG CCACTAAGTCTAAGCTTGCGGAGGTTGCCAGCGTCCATGTGTATAGCATCCAGAAAGCGGCTCTGAAGGACTGCGCTCCCCTCTTCAACACTGACTATGATATCATCAAGAACAACCTGCACAACTGCAACAA GTTTAGTGCCATTCAGTGCCCAGAGGCCGTGCCCAGGTCCCCAGAGGAAATCTCCCAGCTCCTAAAAGCAAACGCCCAACCAACCGGAGAAGCAAATGTTACAGCGAAACCTGCAATCAACGGGCACATTGCTGCCCCCGCCCCAAAGCCCACATCCAAGCAGCCTaaaggcattatgggaatgtTTTCCCAACAAGCTGTCAAACAGCAGGAAACGCAGAAGGAAAGCAAAGCCGATGCCAAGGAACCAGCA GCGACGGCATCGAGTGGCAAAGCCCCTGCCAAGGCGCAGACTGTGAACAACTTCTTTGGGAAAGCGGCTTCATTAA GCAAAATGAAAGAATCTGCTAATGAAGCCATTAAAGAAGAGAAAGCTGCATTGGTGCCCCCCGCCCCAGTCACCGCCGAGCCCCCAGCGGCTAAACCTGTTAAAGCTACAGAGCCAGCAAAAGCCCCGGctaaagagaagaaaag GGGGAAGCGAGCGGAAATGTCCGACAGTGACGAGGAGAAGGTggtgaagaagaggaggaggattaAGCAGCCCACGAGCGACAGCGAGGATGAGG ATGGGCCCCCTCCCTGCGAGATAAAAAcgccttctcctcctcctccctcgcCCCCGGCTCCCGCGCTTGTCCCGAAGTCCGAGGCCGACTCCCAACCCCAG CAACAGCCCGGGGGTAAGAGGAGGAAGAGAAGGCGAGTATTAAAGTCCACAACATTCATGGATGAAGAAGGCAGCATTG TGACAGAGAAGGCCTATGTGAGTGAGTCTTGCACTGACAGTGAGGAGGAGTTCACCAAACCCAAACCGGCGGCTGCCCACAAACCATCAGTTATGGGAGGAGCAAAACACGAGAGCAAATCGGAGGCAAAATCCTCTAAAAAGACCTCGGTGGCGAGTAAAGGCACCAAGCAAGCCTCCATCATGGGGTTCTTCCAGAAGAAGTGA
- the pold3 gene encoding DNA polymerase delta subunit 3 yields MDELYLENIDELVADQNKIVTYKWLSHTLGVHVNLAKQMLYDYVTRKRKENGNAQVHVTYLVTGKCLQDGYPFHKVAVVKEEKLAATKSKLAEVASVHVYSIQKAALKDCAPLFNTDYDIIKNNLHNCNKFSAIQCPEAVPRSPEEISQLLKANAQPTGEANVTAKPAINGHIAAPAPKPTSKQPKGIMGMFSQQAVKQQETQKASIKVHNIHG; encoded by the exons GTGACGTACAAATGGCTGAGCCACACGCTGGGCGTCCATGTTAACCTGGCGAAACA GATGCTGTACGACTACGTGACAAGGAAGCGGAAGGAAAATGGCAACGCACAGGTGCACGTTACTTACCTGGTGACCGGGAAATGTCTGCAGGACGGTTACCCT tttCACAAAGTGGCCGTAGTGAAGGAGGAGAAGCTTGCAG CCACTAAGTCTAAGCTTGCGGAGGTTGCCAGCGTCCATGTGTATAGCATCCAGAAAGCGGCTCTGAAGGACTGCGCTCCCCTCTTCAACACTGACTATGATATCATCAAGAACAACCTGCACAACTGCAACAA GTTTAGTGCCATTCAGTGCCCAGAGGCCGTGCCCAGGTCCCCAGAGGAAATCTCCCAGCTCCTAAAAGCAAACGCCCAACCAACCGGAGAAGCAAATGTTACAGCGAAACCTGCAATCAACGGGCACATTGCTGCCCCCGCCCCAAAGCCCACATCCAAGCAGCCTaaaggcattatgggaatgtTTTCCCAACAAGCTGTCAAACAGCAGGAAACGCAGAAG GCGAGTATTAAAGTCCACAACATTCATGGATGA